In Agrobacterium tumefaciens, a single genomic region encodes these proteins:
- a CDS encoding YceD family protein translates to MNARHPANDDLPFSYPVKVGHISANPVRIGLEASAEELKALAKFWDVVSVEYLKAELQVTRWKKDGIKIKGEVHATVTQACVVTLEPVMSKIDETVEHIFVPEGSKLARMVTNEEGEIVIDSDGPDIPDQFTGDSIDVGAVVAEFAALAIDPYPRKADIEFTDTTVNEPEEEKRPSPFAVLKDWKKD, encoded by the coding sequence ATGAACGCGCGACACCCCGCAAATGACGACCTGCCTTTTTCCTATCCCGTAAAGGTAGGTCATATTTCCGCCAATCCGGTCAGGATTGGTCTCGAAGCCAGTGCCGAGGAACTGAAGGCGCTGGCGAAATTCTGGGATGTGGTCTCCGTCGAATATCTGAAGGCGGAGCTGCAGGTCACCCGCTGGAAGAAGGATGGCATCAAGATCAAGGGCGAGGTGCATGCGACGGTGACCCAGGCTTGCGTCGTGACGCTTGAGCCGGTCATGAGCAAGATCGACGAGACCGTGGAGCATATTTTCGTGCCGGAAGGATCGAAGCTGGCTCGGATGGTGACGAATGAGGAAGGCGAGATCGTGATCGACTCTGATGGTCCCGACATTCCCGACCAGTTCACCGGCGATAGCATCGATGTTGGCGCCGTGGTTGCGGAATTCGCGGCCCTTGCGATCGATCCCTATCCGCGCAAGGCGGACATTGAATTTACCGATACGACCGTCAACGAACCCGAGGAAGAAAAGCGTCCGTCGCCTTTCGCCGTGTTGAAAGACTGGAAAAAAGACTGA